In the Adlercreutzia equolifaciens DSM 19450 genome, one interval contains:
- a CDS encoding 4Fe-4S binding protein, which yields MKFKNARTAVAAVAFAALAVCLIAGVATGTWCGFGANDIAVLCPVGALLSMVAAKTLIPRAVLSIVVAIALVLLLGRLFCGWICPVTLWRRVKEFFKPVKTREQEAEALSQANQALAAEEIAALKEASATHDCAACGACHAKRNAPLDSRHAVLGGALLTTAVFGFPVFCLVCPVGLTFAAVALLVSLFGSGDLNWSLLFVPAMLVIELVFLRKWCGRFCPISAFMSLFSRFSRTGMPVIDNERCLETAKGTACSRCATACTFDVNLRHPDLGELPLHDCARCGDCIDACPTSAISFRAVSGKPVPFVDAFASTRSGGKAKAPAAPALDDLEPEEA from the coding sequence ATGAAGTTCAAGAATGCGCGCACTGCGGTGGCCGCGGTGGCTTTTGCGGCGCTGGCCGTCTGCCTTATTGCCGGCGTGGCCACGGGAACCTGGTGCGGATTCGGGGCGAACGACATCGCGGTTCTGTGCCCGGTGGGCGCGCTGCTATCCATGGTGGCGGCCAAGACCCTCATCCCGCGTGCGGTGCTGAGCATCGTGGTGGCCATCGCCCTCGTGCTGCTTTTGGGCCGCCTGTTCTGCGGCTGGATCTGCCCCGTGACCCTGTGGCGCCGAGTGAAGGAGTTCTTCAAGCCCGTGAAAACGCGCGAGCAGGAGGCGGAGGCCCTCTCTCAAGCGAACCAGGCCCTCGCCGCCGAGGAGATCGCAGCGCTGAAAGAGGCGTCGGCGACTCACGACTGCGCCGCCTGCGGAGCCTGCCACGCCAAGCGCAACGCGCCCCTGGACTCGCGTCATGCGGTGCTTGGCGGCGCGCTGCTGACGACGGCCGTGTTCGGGTTCCCCGTGTTCTGCCTCGTGTGCCCCGTGGGCCTCACTTTCGCAGCGGTGGCCTTGCTGGTGAGCCTGTTCGGCTCGGGCGATTTGAACTGGTCGCTGCTGTTCGTGCCGGCCATGCTCGTCATCGAGCTGGTATTCCTGCGCAAGTGGTGCGGCCGCTTCTGTCCCATCTCGGCGTTCATGAGCCTCTTCTCCCGCTTCAGCCGCACGGGCATGCCGGTCATCGACAACGAGCGCTGCCTGGAGACGGCCAAGGGTACGGCCTGCAGCCGCTGCGCCACGGCCTGCACCTTCGACGTGAACCTGCGTCACCCCGACTTGGGCGAGCTGCCCCTGCACGACTGCGCCCGCTGCGGCGACTGCATCGACGCGTGCCCCACGAGCGCCATTTCCTTCCGCGCCGTCAGCGGCAAGCCTGTTCCCTTCGTCGACGCCTTCGCCTCGACGCGCTCCGGCGGCAAGGCGAAGGCACCCGCCGCGCCGGCTTTGGACGATTTGGAGCCAGAAGAAGCATAA
- a CDS encoding PqqD family protein: protein MKTRSLAPGAYLARSGQGVSLYDADGKCFAMNKMGGSILALALTGLSAEGIADALRHYFNGTPTQSRDEVAAWLDEMEASGFLNS, encoded by the coding sequence ATGAAAACGCGATCCCTTGCTCCTGGGGCCTATCTGGCGAGAAGCGGCCAGGGCGTCTCGCTGTACGATGCCGACGGCAAGTGCTTTGCCATGAATAAGATGGGCGGCTCCATTCTCGCTTTGGCCCTCACGGGCCTTTCCGCTGAGGGCATCGCCGATGCGTTGCGTCATTATTTCAACGGGACTCCCACCCAGTCCCGCGACGAGGTGGCAGCATGGCTCGACGAAATGGAAGCGAGCGGTTTCCTGAATTCCTAG
- a CDS encoding B3/B4 domain-containing protein, which yields MKQFVAEESFWELFPEAQIGIVVAHNMKPTAEVAPADAAAIARALAEANGKADQHLESNTISQNEVVAVWREAYQKFKTKKGARCSIENLLKRVLKGNPVGSITPSVDIYNTVSLTHALPVGGEDIDAMAGDIRLGITEGGDAFRPLGEEEDAPTLEGELCYRDDAGAICRCWNWRDGERTALTDDSKKAFLIIESVDPDRADDLAAATDQLAAMVQQYLGADIFAKQIITRDNPTMVIDE from the coding sequence ATGAAGCAGTTCGTGGCGGAAGAGTCGTTCTGGGAGCTGTTCCCCGAGGCCCAGATCGGCATCGTGGTGGCCCACAACATGAAGCCGACTGCCGAGGTGGCGCCCGCGGATGCCGCCGCCATTGCGCGTGCCCTCGCCGAGGCCAACGGCAAGGCCGATCAGCATCTGGAGAGCAACACCATCTCGCAGAACGAGGTCGTAGCTGTTTGGCGCGAGGCCTATCAGAAATTCAAGACGAAGAAGGGTGCGCGCTGCTCCATCGAGAACCTGCTCAAGCGCGTGCTGAAGGGCAATCCCGTGGGGTCCATCACGCCGTCGGTGGACATCTACAACACGGTGTCGCTCACCCACGCACTGCCCGTGGGCGGCGAGGACATCGATGCCATGGCAGGCGATATCCGTCTCGGCATCACCGAGGGCGGCGACGCGTTCCGCCCGCTCGGCGAGGAAGAGGACGCGCCCACGTTGGAAGGTGAGCTGTGCTACCGCGACGATGCCGGTGCCATCTGCCGCTGCTGGAACTGGCGCGACGGCGAACGCACTGCCCTGACCGACGACTCGAAGAAGGCCTTCCTCATCATCGAGTCCGTGGATCCGGACCGCGCCGACGACCTCGCCGCTGCCACCGATCAGCTGGCCGCCATGGTGCAACAGTACCTGGGCGCCGACATCTTCGCCAAGCAGATCATCACCCGCGACAACCCGACCATGGTGATCGACGAATAG
- a CDS encoding sodium-dependent transporter, translating to MTTRDDNIVAEEARAIEVGEETGAGAPGASGGSGRGRRDTWATHTGFILACVGSAVGMANIWLFPYRVAQLGGAAFLIPYLIFVALLGFTGVIGEMSFGRAMGAGPMGAFGRAMEMRGVRHGERIGKIIGLVPTLGSLAIAIGYAVVLGWACNYFVASLDGELMAQTDMGAFFGAIASDFGNVGFHLLGLALTFGIMILGISRGIERVNKVLMPTFFVLFVIIAIRVATLPGAAAGYEYLLVPRWEALLNPTTWVYALGQAFFSLSLAGCGTLVYGSYLKRDVDVVDAAKNVAIFDTIAGLVAACVVVPAVFAFGLDVSSGPPLLFITLAQVFQEMPFGNIFAVILFAAVAFAAITSLMNLFEAPVEALQAQLGLSRAVSVGIVAVIAVAVGLFLENGSSVSDWMDVISIYVIPVGAFLAAVMFFWVCPRGFAKKQAEMGRKKPLGRWFDFMTRCVFVIITALVIVLGIFYGGIG from the coding sequence GTGACGACAAGAGACGACAACATCGTTGCGGAGGAAGCGCGGGCCATCGAGGTCGGTGAGGAGACGGGTGCGGGAGCGCCGGGCGCATCGGGCGGCTCGGGCCGTGGGCGCCGCGATACCTGGGCCACACATACGGGCTTCATCCTCGCCTGCGTTGGCAGCGCCGTGGGCATGGCCAACATTTGGCTGTTTCCCTATCGCGTGGCTCAGTTGGGCGGCGCGGCCTTCCTCATCCCGTACCTCATTTTCGTGGCGCTGCTGGGCTTTACGGGCGTGATTGGAGAAATGTCCTTCGGTCGGGCTATGGGCGCTGGCCCTATGGGCGCATTCGGCCGCGCCATGGAGATGCGCGGTGTGCGGCACGGCGAGCGCATCGGTAAGATCATCGGCCTCGTTCCCACCTTGGGATCGCTCGCCATTGCCATCGGATACGCCGTGGTGCTCGGTTGGGCGTGCAACTACTTTGTGGCTTCGCTTGACGGAGAGCTTATGGCGCAGACCGACATGGGAGCCTTCTTCGGCGCCATCGCATCGGACTTCGGCAACGTGGGCTTCCACCTGCTGGGCTTGGCGCTCACCTTCGGCATCATGATCCTCGGCATATCCCGGGGTATCGAGCGCGTGAACAAGGTGCTCATGCCCACGTTCTTCGTGCTGTTCGTCATCATCGCCATCCGCGTGGCCACCCTGCCGGGGGCGGCAGCTGGCTACGAGTATCTGCTCGTGCCCCGCTGGGAGGCGTTGCTGAACCCCACTACCTGGGTGTACGCTCTGGGCCAGGCATTCTTCAGCCTATCGCTTGCCGGGTGCGGCACGCTCGTCTACGGTAGTTACCTCAAGCGAGATGTGGACGTGGTGGACGCCGCCAAGAACGTCGCCATTTTCGATACCATCGCCGGGCTTGTGGCCGCCTGCGTCGTGGTGCCGGCGGTGTTCGCCTTTGGGCTGGACGTGTCTTCCGGGCCGCCGCTTCTGTTCATCACGCTGGCCCAGGTCTTCCAGGAGATGCCCTTCGGTAACATTTTCGCTGTCATCTTGTTCGCGGCGGTGGCGTTCGCTGCCATCACGAGCCTCATGAACTTGTTCGAGGCGCCGGTGGAGGCGCTGCAGGCCCAGCTGGGGCTGTCGCGCGCGGTGTCGGTGGGCATCGTGGCCGTGATCGCCGTGGCCGTGGGCTTGTTCCTGGAGAACGGCAGCTCGGTGAGCGACTGGATGGATGTCATTTCCATCTACGTTATTCCCGTCGGCGCGTTTCTGGCGGCCGTCATGTTCTTCTGGGTATGCCCTCGCGGCTTCGCGAAGAAGCAGGCCGAGATGGGCCGCAAAAAGCCGCTCGGCCGCTGGTTCGATTTCATGACCCGCTGCGTTTTCGTCATCATCACCGCGCTCGTCATCGTGCTGGGCATCTTCTACGGCGGCATCGGGTAG
- a CDS encoding DNA-binding protein — translation MVDGISIREAASELGVSVQTVHNRIKSGALDGEKTNTGWRVSARSVEAAKKTPPRKGRPWHGETYLLMNGPYEVMTFTYRRETDSFAPGEVVDAERAPLGTVTREGRGKASGLKTWWQHRSIPGSRAGMDEKLRSLGLEEPSQIPFRNLGLSLSDRYWIRPADHALRWEDVNYFQNDFGGAEGDWDEWLAEVGLSSPDNTSEGVLPKRWLCRGSERILLKGHIPWTDQQVYNEAVATALHGRLLAPGDYVPYEVQRTEALGVVSACPCFLSPHEEYVPMSLVLEAERRRKGETPYDTVVRACVNRGIPLKTAETQLAKMIVCDSVMANIDRHLRNFGLVRNIDDLRWRFAPIFDTGNSLWYDKDEGAVARGDYAFSSHPFSDMPNRQLMYAAELGWFDAGKLEGFADEACEILAEGDLCRWRLDYLREGIRQRIGAVRGLLV, via the coding sequence ATGGTGGATGGAATCAGCATTCGCGAGGCAGCTTCCGAGCTGGGCGTTTCCGTGCAGACGGTGCATAATCGCATCAAGAGCGGCGCGCTTGACGGCGAAAAAACGAATACCGGCTGGCGGGTAAGCGCACGTTCGGTGGAGGCTGCCAAAAAGACGCCGCCAAGAAAAGGTCGTCCTTGGCACGGGGAGACGTATCTCCTGATGAACGGTCCCTACGAGGTGATGACATTCACCTATCGTCGCGAAACGGACTCGTTCGCTCCAGGTGAGGTCGTCGATGCCGAACGCGCCCCGTTGGGAACGGTGACGCGAGAGGGGCGAGGAAAGGCGTCCGGCCTCAAGACGTGGTGGCAGCATCGCAGCATTCCTGGTTCCCGTGCGGGAATGGATGAGAAGCTGCGCAGTCTCGGCCTAGAAGAGCCCTCCCAGATCCCCTTTCGCAATCTGGGGCTTTCGCTTTCTGATCGATATTGGATTCGCCCCGCCGATCATGCTCTGCGCTGGGAGGACGTCAACTACTTTCAGAACGATTTCGGGGGCGCTGAGGGCGATTGGGACGAGTGGCTGGCCGAGGTGGGGCTCTCGTCGCCGGACAACACGTCCGAGGGCGTTCTTCCGAAGCGGTGGCTCTGCCGGGGGAGTGAGCGAATTCTGCTGAAGGGCCATATCCCCTGGACTGACCAGCAGGTTTACAACGAGGCCGTGGCGACCGCTCTCCATGGCCGCCTCCTCGCTCCGGGCGATTACGTTCCCTACGAGGTTCAGCGTACGGAGGCCTTGGGCGTGGTGAGTGCGTGCCCCTGTTTCCTGTCGCCGCATGAGGAGTACGTGCCCATGAGCTTGGTTCTGGAAGCCGAACGCCGCAGAAAGGGCGAGACGCCTTATGACACCGTGGTACGCGCTTGCGTAAACCGGGGCATTCCGTTGAAGACCGCTGAAACGCAGCTTGCGAAAATGATCGTGTGCGATAGCGTCATGGCCAACATCGATCGCCATCTGCGCAACTTCGGGCTTGTGCGGAACATCGATGATCTTCGTTGGCGGTTTGCGCCGATCTTCGACACGGGAAACAGCCTGTGGTACGACAAGGACGAAGGTGCTGTCGCTCGGGGCGACTACGCGTTCTCATCGCACCCGTTCAGCGATATGCCGAATCGCCAGCTCATGTACGCGGCGGAACTGGGCTGGTTCGATGCGGGGAAACTGGAAGGCTTTGCTGACGAGGCCTGCGAGATTCTAGCCGAAGGGGATCTGTGCCGCTGGCGCCTCGACTACCTGCGCGAGGGCATCCGCCAGCGCATCGGTGCCGTGCGGGGGCTGCTTGTCTAA
- a CDS encoding DUF6273 domain-containing protein, which produces MRGIYKRAALALAAGALVVGLAGCAAESAPVSDPSKGDNTQLAYTGAESADEQSFDTVTFGSYQGQDITWLKLAEENGKTLLISEQVLDAVPYDDSTEAYQWSVQSPRPQKDIEWATSSIRTWLNGEFLKAAFSADEQGAIAATTLTDAKNNVSHTAATAADPSVHAAEETTDQVFLLSLAEAKQYFANNAARVAHPTDYAVRQGVYVGVASNDEQPDGAAAWWLRSNGYYAGYASVVTDDGYVHGDGYRMAGELHDGFDDHGSELKSTLGGNIGVRPAIWVETSALS; this is translated from the coding sequence ATGCGAGGAATATACAAGCGGGCCGCACTCGCGCTTGCCGCTGGAGCGCTCGTGGTAGGCCTCGCCGGGTGCGCCGCGGAGAGCGCGCCGGTGAGCGACCCTTCCAAGGGCGATAACACCCAACTGGCCTATACCGGCGCCGAATCCGCCGACGAGCAGAGCTTCGATACCGTCACGTTCGGCAGCTATCAGGGTCAGGACATCACCTGGCTCAAGCTCGCCGAGGAGAACGGCAAGACGCTGCTGATCAGCGAACAGGTGCTGGACGCCGTGCCCTATGACGATTCGACCGAAGCGTACCAGTGGTCGGTGCAGTCGCCACGCCCCCAGAAGGACATTGAGTGGGCGACGAGCTCGATCCGCACGTGGCTGAACGGCGAGTTCTTGAAGGCCGCCTTCAGCGCCGATGAGCAGGGTGCCATTGCCGCCACGACGCTGACCGATGCGAAGAACAACGTGTCCCACACGGCGGCCACGGCGGCTGACCCGTCGGTGCATGCGGCCGAGGAGACGACTGATCAGGTCTTTCTGCTGAGCCTGGCCGAGGCGAAGCAGTACTTCGCCAACAACGCTGCTCGTGTGGCCCATCCTACCGACTACGCCGTGAGACAGGGCGTGTATGTGGGCGTGGCGAGCAACGACGAGCAGCCCGACGGCGCGGCGGCCTGGTGGCTGCGTTCCAACGGCTACTATGCCGGCTACGCCTCGGTGGTGACCGACGACGGCTACGTGCACGGCGACGGCTACCGCATGGCCGGCGAGCTGCACGACGGCTTCGACGACCACGGCTCCGAGCTTAAGAGCACGCTCGGCGGCAATATCGGCGTGCGTCCCGCCATCTGGGTGGAGACGAGCGCGCTTTCCTAG
- a CDS encoding phosphoribosyl-ATP pyrophosphatase: MVNKTFIPEGEAVPASQIGATLEALAATIAARRDADEASYTYRLLTGNVDDVLKKVMEESGEVALAAKDVEGWATSSLAAAVALEATEAGGTTTGAETADDGADFPLSVQLPPEYGEAVDHLRYEAADVVYHLLVVLERYGITLDEFAAELNNRMTEGERPHGAVRLHDEFVRRGK; the protein is encoded by the coding sequence ATGGTCAACAAGACGTTCATCCCCGAAGGCGAGGCGGTCCCGGCCTCGCAGATTGGCGCGACGCTGGAGGCGCTCGCCGCCACTATCGCCGCGCGTCGCGACGCCGACGAGGCGAGCTACACCTACCGGCTTCTGACGGGCAACGTCGACGATGTGCTGAAGAAAGTCATGGAAGAGTCCGGGGAGGTGGCCCTGGCCGCCAAGGACGTAGAAGGCTGGGCGACGTCCTCGCTCGCGGCGGCTGTGGCGTTGGAGGCGACTGAGGCTGGCGGGACGACTACCGGCGCGGAGACGGCTGACGACGGCGCTGACTTCCCCCTTTCCGTCCAGCTGCCCCCGGAGTACGGCGAGGCGGTCGATCATTTGCGCTACGAGGCCGCTGATGTGGTGTATCATCTTCTCGTCGTGCTGGAGCGCTACGGCATCACGCTCGACGAGTTCGCTGCCGAGCTGAACAATCGCATGACCGAAGGAGAGCGGCCGCACGGCGCCGTTCGCTTGCACGACGAGTTCGTGCGTCGCGGAAAGTAG
- a CDS encoding 4Fe-4S dicluster domain-containing protein gives MAGGNSLTRRTLCIGVGATVAMAGLGALRYVGSEPLVRPPGGQDEENLVSRCVHCYRCIEACPEKVIVAASLDAGVLNMRTPRMEFSDCYPGQLDDFRYCDFCAERNGGVPLCAAVCPSGALQLPVDYAPETEVIGVAVLNTETCIAYRSSFCAFCHDVCIQVRGEENAAIYYQNADATDALDTRLPVVDAEKCNGCGACEAVCVSAQAGSTMNASERAIVVKPLEG, from the coding sequence ATGGCTGGAGGAAATTCGCTGACGCGGCGCACGCTGTGTATCGGCGTGGGCGCCACCGTGGCCATGGCCGGGCTGGGCGCGCTGCGCTATGTGGGCAGCGAGCCGCTCGTGCGGCCGCCGGGAGGACAGGACGAGGAGAACCTGGTGTCCCGCTGCGTGCACTGCTACCGCTGCATCGAGGCGTGCCCCGAGAAAGTGATCGTGGCCGCTTCGCTGGATGCGGGCGTGCTGAACATGCGCACGCCGCGCATGGAGTTCTCCGACTGCTACCCCGGTCAGCTGGACGATTTTCGCTATTGCGATTTCTGCGCCGAGCGCAACGGAGGCGTGCCCCTCTGCGCGGCTGTGTGCCCTTCCGGGGCTTTGCAGCTGCCGGTCGATTACGCACCCGAAACCGAGGTCATTGGCGTGGCGGTACTGAATACCGAAACGTGCATCGCCTACCGCAGCAGCTTCTGCGCTTTCTGCCACGACGTGTGCATCCAGGTGCGTGGCGAGGAGAATGCGGCCATCTACTACCAGAACGCCGATGCGACGGATGCCCTGGACACGCGGCTGCCCGTGGTGGATGCCGAGAAGTGCAACGGTTGCGGCGCCTGCGAGGCCGTGTGCGTGTCGGCCCAGGCCGGCTCCACCATGAACGCCTCGGAGCGTGCCATTGTCGTGAAGCCGCTGGAAGGGTAG
- a CDS encoding phosphoglucosamine mutase — MARLFGTDGVRGIANVELTCEMAYRLGQAAAIYLGKTIVVGRDTRRSGDMLGAALSAGIMSAGGTVLEAGIIPTPGVALLVREMRAAGGAVISASHNPPEYNGIKFFDAQGFKLPDAVEDEIEAFIVNGGLEGEVAAAEEAAWSAAQAAAPDAPADATSYLASEIKMPAGAEVGVVIPLENACDIYIDHAARSIEDQGISFKGLRIALDTGHGASSLTSPEALRRLGAEVIVINDDFDGMDINVQCGSTHLEPLRALMAETGADVGIAHDGDADRVMLMAPDGTEIDGDMVEAVCALDMRERGVLAGDTVVSTVMCNFGFVRAMKEMGINVVQTKVGDRYVLEAMREHGYSIGGEQSGHMILLDHNSTGDGLMTACQFLAAVIRSGKPVGEAIQVMEKMPQTLINVRVNDKHAVEDSAEVAAAVASAEEALGEDGRVLLRPSGTEPVVRVMVEAVDPAAAQAHAEAIAAVVEACA, encoded by the coding sequence ATGGCCCGACTGTTTGGAACTGATGGCGTGCGCGGCATTGCAAATGTGGAGCTGACCTGCGAGATGGCCTATCGTCTCGGCCAGGCCGCCGCCATCTACCTTGGCAAGACCATCGTTGTGGGTCGCGACACGCGCCGCTCCGGCGACATGCTGGGCGCGGCCCTTTCCGCGGGCATCATGAGCGCGGGCGGTACCGTGCTCGAGGCCGGTATCATCCCCACGCCGGGCGTGGCCCTGCTCGTGCGCGAGATGCGCGCGGCGGGCGGCGCGGTCATCTCCGCCTCTCACAATCCGCCGGAGTACAACGGCATCAAGTTCTTCGACGCCCAGGGCTTCAAGCTGCCCGATGCCGTGGAAGACGAGATTGAGGCCTTCATCGTCAACGGTGGCTTGGAAGGTGAGGTCGCTGCCGCCGAGGAAGCCGCCTGGAGTGCCGCTCAAGCCGCTGCGCCCGATGCTCCCGCCGATGCGACGAGCTATCTGGCTTCCGAGATCAAGATGCCTGCTGGTGCCGAGGTGGGTGTGGTCATTCCGCTGGAAAACGCTTGCGACATTTACATCGACCATGCGGCTCGTTCCATCGAGGATCAGGGCATTTCCTTCAAGGGCCTGCGCATCGCTTTGGATACGGGCCACGGTGCTTCCTCGCTCACGTCCCCGGAGGCTCTGCGACGCTTGGGCGCCGAGGTGATCGTCATCAACGATGATTTCGATGGCATGGACATCAACGTGCAGTGCGGCTCCACTCATCTCGAGCCCCTGCGCGCGCTTATGGCCGAGACGGGTGCCGACGTGGGTATTGCACATGATGGCGATGCCGACCGCGTCATGCTCATGGCGCCCGATGGCACCGAGATCGACGGCGATATGGTGGAAGCGGTCTGCGCGCTCGATATGCGCGAGCGCGGCGTGCTGGCCGGTGACACGGTTGTGTCCACGGTGATGTGCAACTTCGGTTTCGTGCGCGCCATGAAAGAGATGGGCATCAACGTGGTGCAGACCAAGGTAGGCGACCGCTACGTTCTGGAGGCTATGCGCGAGCACGGCTACTCCATCGGTGGCGAGCAGTCTGGCCACATGATTCTGCTCGATCACAACTCCACGGGCGACGGCCTCATGACGGCCTGCCAGTTCTTGGCGGCGGTCATCCGTTCCGGCAAGCCCGTGGGCGAGGCCATCCAGGTCATGGAGAAGATGCCGCAGACCCTGATTAACGTGCGTGTGAACGACAAGCATGCCGTGGAGGACAGCGCCGAGGTGGCCGCTGCTGTGGCCTCTGCTGAGGAGGCGCTCGGCGAGGACGGTCGCGTGCTTCTGCGCCCGAGTGGCACCGAGCCGGTGGTGCGCGTGATGGTGGAGGCAGTTGATCCGGCCGCCGCACAAGCGCACGCCGAGGCCATCGCCGCCGTGGTGGAAGCCTGCGCGTAA
- a CDS encoding DMT family transporter, with protein sequence MSWLVLVASGCMESVWAIALGKSEGFTHLGPTIVFVVALVLSMLGLSFAVKTLPTGTAYAVWVGIGAALTVIYGMVTGSEPANLARILLIAGLVGCVIGLKLVDGSTD encoded by the coding sequence GTGAGCTGGCTCGTGCTCGTTGCATCGGGGTGCATGGAATCGGTGTGGGCGATTGCCTTGGGGAAGTCGGAGGGTTTCACCCATCTGGGCCCCACCATCGTGTTTGTCGTGGCCCTGGTGCTTTCTATGCTGGGGCTTTCCTTCGCTGTGAAGACGCTGCCAACGGGCACTGCCTATGCCGTGTGGGTGGGCATCGGCGCGGCCCTCACGGTCATATACGGCATGGTCACGGGTTCGGAGCCCGCGAACCTCGCCCGCATCCTGCTCATCGCCGGCCTCGTCGGCTGCGTCATCGGCCTCAAACTCGTCGACGGCTCAACTGATTAA
- a CDS encoding helix-turn-helix transcriptional regulator: MRARWRHLAPYNRPMVKRPEREGAMKLLEEGVFPVRFLGFGFFWAWLFIAGLSPSPLFGSPLCVGGIPFELFELLMRCAMLAISLTLSCVIATDRGKYCFLALGAVAGIAVTPLLLWGGSEEAHSVAALLTAMTEVSLFLMWLSFFGAMRLGDTLTLLVISYGVGALLFLVALMGGERTLLGASIVFPLLSAAALVFSSRLISRRGGTALFDNESTEPLKDEALSEETSIRNVTKSIPALKMTLALVCYSLAFSLLAAMAFSGSFALPASYLAEPVCIVVLAGVYILYAQFAKDAAKPYVLYRAVAPSMGLGFALLAISGGESIAGEGMVMIGYLLFEVLALNDYCNIVKANDASLFRTMAIGRLAISVGMLAGWTAGFFSGSVSVAALAVFGMTIVLITATLVFTDRDRMPLVSIADDRAISEDRDLRLDKSTALASFAAECKLSKRETEVFDYLIAGRTTSYVAERLFVAESTVRAHVYNIYQKADVHSRMELMDAFDAFWAKHS, encoded by the coding sequence ATGAGAGCTAGGTGGCGACACCTTGCCCCTTATAATAGACCCATGGTAAAAAGGCCCGAGAGAGAAGGGGCAATGAAGCTGCTTGAAGAAGGGGTGTTCCCTGTAAGGTTTTTGGGATTCGGCTTCTTTTGGGCCTGGCTGTTCATCGCCGGCCTTTCTCCCTCGCCTCTGTTCGGCAGCCCCCTTTGCGTGGGCGGCATCCCCTTTGAGCTCTTCGAGCTTCTCATGCGCTGCGCTATGCTCGCCATCTCGCTGACGCTCTCATGCGTTATCGCCACCGATCGCGGTAAGTACTGCTTCCTTGCCCTAGGAGCCGTCGCGGGCATCGCCGTTACCCCCCTCCTCCTTTGGGGCGGAAGTGAGGAGGCCCACAGCGTCGCCGCTTTGCTGACCGCCATGACCGAGGTGTCACTCTTTTTAATGTGGCTCAGTTTTTTCGGCGCCATGAGACTCGGCGACACCCTCACCTTGCTGGTCATATCCTACGGCGTGGGCGCGCTTCTGTTTCTTGTCGCTCTGATGGGCGGTGAGCGAACCCTCTTGGGCGCCAGCATCGTCTTCCCCCTGCTGTCTGCCGCCGCGCTCGTTTTCTCGAGTCGTCTCATTTCACGGCGAGGAGGCACTGCTCTTTTCGACAACGAAAGTACCGAGCCACTGAAGGATGAGGCTCTGTCCGAGGAAACATCCATCCGCAACGTCACCAAGAGCATCCCCGCTCTTAAGATGACGCTGGCGCTCGTCTGCTACTCCCTCGCCTTCTCGCTGCTTGCGGCCATGGCATTCTCCGGCAGCTTCGCACTGCCAGCCAGCTATCTTGCGGAACCTGTCTGCATTGTGGTGCTAGCAGGCGTCTACATCCTGTATGCCCAATTCGCGAAGGACGCCGCTAAGCCCTATGTGCTCTATCGGGCCGTCGCCCCCTCCATGGGCCTGGGCTTCGCGCTTCTGGCCATCTCGGGGGGAGAGTCCATCGCGGGCGAGGGGATGGTGATGATAGGCTATCTTCTGTTCGAGGTACTTGCCCTGAACGACTACTGCAACATTGTCAAGGCAAACGACGCGTCACTCTTCCGAACCATGGCGATAGGAAGGCTCGCCATTTCCGTGGGGATGCTCGCCGGCTGGACCGCAGGCTTTTTCTCTGGGAGCGTCTCCGTTGCTGCCTTGGCTGTTTTTGGCATGACTATCGTATTGATCACTGCAACTCTCGTGTTTACTGATCGCGATCGCATGCCCTTGGTTTCCATCGCGGACGACCGCGCCATCAGCGAGGATCGCGACTTGCGGCTCGACAAAAGCACTGCCTTGGCATCCTTCGCAGCTGAGTGCAAGCTGTCGAAGCGAGAGACCGAAGTGTTCGACTACCTCATCGCCGGCAGAACGACCTCCTACGTTGCAGAGAGGCTTTTTGTTGCCGAGTCCACCGTACGGGCACACGTCTACAATATCTATCAGAAGGCGGATGTCCATTCACGGATGGAACTCATGGACGCCTTCGACGCCTTCTGGGCGAAGCATAGCTAA